One Clupea harengus chromosome 12, Ch_v2.0.2, whole genome shotgun sequence DNA segment encodes these proteins:
- the mfhas1 gene encoding malignant fibrous histiocytoma-amplified sequence 1 homolog, giving the protein MIAPNENKEEGSSCSTMAENENNLKTARLWRDAALRSRKLRSNLRQLTLSTKNSQKITLPENIKDIEVLNVGNNCLQELPEGLGSTLTKLRILILRRNKFATVPQAVFQLNQLVELDISHNCLSHFSEDIVLLKGLKKLCMSHNKIQYLPSGIGSLQCLEELDISFNELHDFPRSFSQLRKLRTLDADHNKLHHFPLEILALNDLEELDCSGNKFECLPNNIMMLESIKIMWLSNTLISFLPETFSDLRNLESLMLDGNVLTALPQSFWKLQKLKMLNLSSNLFENFPQVILRISVLEELYLSRNRLTFLPEELGQLVRLANLWLDNNKITFLPDSIVDLERLEELVLQGNQIAILPDNFGKLAKVNIWKVKDNPLIQPPYEVCMKGIPYIAAYQKELANSQPAVKPRLKLVLMGQKNAGKTCLRQCVVSKAQDAKSQAGNKGIDVTNWVADVARSLTFIVYDLSGMQNYDLIKPFFLSPGALYILVVNLKTYTPKSFKDHVGFFLHLLSAKVPHAVVLMVGTHTDLCEEVELEEKCLDIHRQISLQERHDTDCLQSMAQQVDEALELGYDVRTSSPHVLFYGVSDKNLRRKKAQLQYLLNHRLQILSPVLHVSCTESRRNIERLKEKLMSVADHREIFPNLHRVLPKSWQMLEELHFKPQDLWLSWWDSARLGLQAGLTEDRLQSALSYLHESGKLLYFEDSLTLKEYVFHNLPRFIAILNVFFQRDAATMLERLLAEADGEDRVRASQMKHLAEGFLQTGLLPSNVIRLLLQPLVQTQQDLTLIMELLEKMGVCYCINKPRTKPLNGATVWYKFPSHVSNEEPHAHAQDSWASGSASPVSSQFFSVEQLQIEYSFPFMFPPGLFARYSAQINAHVVQRSDSRHQIFAYRGKVPVVVSYRPSRTRLQAEGLSITSYASLPNIWTAWQAITPLVEELNVLLQEWPGLYYSVHVLCSKCLKRGSPNPHTFPGELLSQPRPEGLTEIICPKNGSERVNVALVYPPTPTVVSPCLK; this is encoded by the coding sequence ATGATTGCTCCCAATGAAAACAAGGAGGAGGGGTCTAGCTGCAGTACCATGGCTGAAAATGAGAACAATCTAAAGACGGCCAGGTTATGGAGAGATGCAGCTTTGCGCTCTAGAAAGCTGAGGAGTAACCTGCGCCAGCTTACCCTCAGCACTAAAAATAGCCAAAAAATCACTCTCCCCGAAAACATCAAGGACATCGAGGTTCTGAATGTGGGTAATAACTGCCTTCAGGAGCTCCCCGAGGGGCTGGGGTCAACGTTGACGAAACTGCGTATCCTCATCCTTCGCAGGAACAAGTTTGCCACTGTACCCCAGGCCGTCTTTCAGCTCAACCAGTTGGTGGAGCTGGATATCAGCCATAATTGCCTGAGTCATTTTTCAGAAGATATTGTGCTGCTCAAGGGCTTGAAAAAGCTCTGCATGAGCCACAACAAGATCCAGTACCTGCCCTCGGGAATTGGGAGTCTACAGTGCTTGGAGGAGCTGGATATCAGTTTCAATGAGCTCCACGATTTCCCCAGGTCCTTCTCTCAGCTCAGGAAGCTCCGCACACTGGATGCGGACCACAACAAGCTACACCATTTTCCTCTGGAAATCCTAGCTTTGAATGACCTGGAGGAACTAGACTGCTCCGGCAATAAATTTGAGTGTCTCCCTAATAACATTATGATGCTGGAGTCAATCAAAATCATGTGGCTTAGCAATACACTAATATCCTTTTTACCAGAGACTTTCAGTGACCTGCGAAACCTGGAGAGTCTGATGCTGGACGGTAACGTGTTGACAGCGCTGCCTCAGTCTTTTTGGAAACTACAAAAACTGAAAATGCTTAATCTCTCTTCAAACCTTTTTGAAAATTTCCCACAGGTCATCCTCAGAATCAGTGTGCTGGAAGAGCTGTATTTGAGCAGAAATAGACTGACGTTTCTTCCAGAGGAGCTGGGTCAGCTGGTCAGGTTGGCCAATTTGTGGCTGGACAATAACAAAATCACATTTCTACCAGACTCCATTGTGGATCTGGAGAGACTTGAGGAGCTTGTTTTACAGGGTAACCAAATCGCCATTCTTCCAGACAACTTTGGAAAGCTTGCTAAAGTGAACATTTGGAAGGTTAAGGATAATCCCCTCATACAACCTCCCTATGAGGTCTGTATGAAAGGTATACCTTACATAGCAGCCTATCAGAAAGAGCTGGCCAACTCACAGCCTGCTGTGAAACCCAGATTAAAACTGGTGTTAATGGGGCAGAAGAATGCTGGAAAAACATGCCTCAGGCAGTGTGTTGTCAGCAAAGCACAGGATGCAAAGTCACAGGCGGGAAACAAAGGCATCGATGTGACGAACTGGGTGGCAGATGTCGCCAGAAGTCTCACGTTTATAGTCTATGACCTGTCAGGGATGCAGAACTACGATCTGATCAAGCCCTTTTTCCTCTCCCCGGGGGCTCTCTACATCCTGGTGGTAAATTTGAAAACATATACGCCCAAAAGCTTCAAAGACCACGTGGGCTTCTTCCTCCACCTGCTGAGTGCCAAGGTGCCCCACGCAGTGGTGCTGATGGTGGGCACGCACACGGACCTGTGCGAGGaggtggagctggaggagaagtgCTTGGACATCCACCGGCAGATCTCCCTGCAGGAACGTCACGACACCGACTGCCTACAGAGCATGGCCCAGCAGGTGGATGAAGCGCTGGAGCTGGGTTACGACGTGCGCACGTCCAGCCCGCACGTACTCTTCTACGGCGTCTCCGACAAGAACCTGCGGCGCAAGAAGGCGCAGCTGCAGTATCTGCTCAACCACCGACTGCAGATCCTCTCGCCGGTGCTGCACGTGAGCTGCACTGAGTCGCGGAGGAACATcgagagactgaaggagaagcTCATGTCGGTCGCCGACCACCGGGAGATCTTCCCCAACCTCCACCGCGTGCTGCCCAAGTCCTGGCAGATGCTGGAGGAGCTGCATTTTAAGCCACAAGACCTGTGGTTGTCCTGGTGGGACTCTGCACGCCTGGGCCTCCAGGCGGGGCTGACCGAGGACCGGCTGCAGAGTGCGCTCTCCTACCTGCACGAGAGCGGCAAACTGCTCTACTTCGAGGACAGCCTCACGCTGAAGGAGTACGTCTTCCACAACCTGCCGCGCTTCATCGCCATCCTTAATGTCTTCTTCCAGAGGGACGCAGCCACCATGCTGGAGCGTCTGCTGGCTGAGGCCGATGGGGAGGACCGTGTGCGGGCATCCCAGATGAAGCACCTGGCTGAGGGTTTCCTCCAGACCGGCCTGCTCCCCTCTAACGTGATccggctgctgctgcagccactTGTGCAGACGCAGCAGGACCTGACGCTCATCatggagctgctggagaagatggGCGTGTGCTATTGCATCAACAAGCCCCGCACGAAGCCACTCAATGGCGCAACCGTGTGGTACAAGTTCCCCAGCCACGTCAGCAATGAGGAgccccacgcccacgcccagGACTCGTGGGCAAGTGGGTCAGCCTCGCCCGTCTCCAGCCAGTTCTTCTCCGTGGAGCAGCTGCAGATCGAGTACAGCTTCCCCTTTATGTTCCCCCCGGGGCTGTTCGCTCGCTACAGCGCCCAGATCAACGCCCACGTGGTGCAGCGCTCCGATAGCCGGCACCAGATCTTTGCCTACCGTGGCAAAGTGCCGGTTGTGGTCAGCTATCGGCCTTCCCGCACCAGGCTGCAGGCCGAGGGGCTGTCCATAACCAGCTACGCATCTTTGCCAAATATCTGGACAGCTTGGCAGGCCATCACCCCCCTGGTGGAAGAGTTGAATGTCCTTCTGCAGGAATGGCCAGGCCTTTACTACTCTGTGCATGTCCTGTGCTCCAAGTGCCTGAAAAGAGGTTCGCCAAACCCACATACCTTCCCAG
- the eri1 gene encoding 3'-5' exoribonuclease 1 has product MLAEKGRAKTWEPNSPSNVTRAKGFQSVSFPHSDMEEQKENIQDQDENKSPGDSGARDTPHLKPACPPGSSIVDSEPAVPPSHREFSDPVYKEIALANGHINRMNRDELRAKLSELKLDTRGVKDVLKKRLKSYYKKQKLTLSAAEAAKTGMFYDLICVVDFEATCEENNPQDFEHEIIEFPIVLIDTHTLEIVDSFQEYVKPEINPKLSDFCVQLTGITQKMVDEADTFPAVLRRVVSWLQEKELGTKYRYTLLTDGSWDMSKFLNIQCRISGIRYPPFARKWINIRKSYGNFYKVPRTNTKLSSMLEKLGLKYEGRPHCGLDDARNISRIALRMLQDGCQLRDNEHLHEGQLQSVPSSDPPEGAPPPHNPKGRH; this is encoded by the exons ATGTTAGCTGAGAAGGGGCGCGCGAAAACCTGGGAACCCAACAGCCCGAGTAACGTTACTCGAGCCAAAGGGTTTCAGAGCGTTTCTTTTCCGCATTCAGATATGGAAGAACAGAAGGAGAATATCCAAGATCAGGACGAAAATAAGAGTCCGGGTGATTCTGGGGCCCGTGACACCCCCCAT TTGAAACCCGCTTGCCCTCCCGGTAGCAGCATCGTGGATTCGGAGCCAGCTGTGCCGCCTTCGCACAGGGAGTTCAGCGACCCTGTGTACAAAGAGATTGCTCTGGCCAACGGACACATCAACCGCATGAATCGGGATGAGCTGCGCGCCAAGCTGTCCGAACTGAAGTTGGACACGAG gggtgtgAAAGATGTACTGAAGAAACGCTTGAAAAGCTACTACAAGAAGCAGAAACTGACACTCTCTGCAGCTGAGGCGGCGAAGACGGGCATGTTCTATGACTTAATCTGTGTGGTCGACTTTGAGGCCACTTGCGAAGAGAACAACCCTCAGGACTTTGAGCACGAAATCATCGAGTTCCCCATCGTCctcatcgacacacacacactggagatt gtTGACAGCTTTCAGGAGTATGTGAAGCCAGAGATCAACCCCAAGCTTTCAGATTTCTGCGTCCAGTTGACCGGAATCACACAG aaaATGGTGGATGAAGCAGACACCTTCCCCGCCGTGCTCCGACGAGTGGTCAGCTGGCTGCAGGAGAAAGAGCTGGGCACAAAATACAGATATACACTACTGACAGATGG gtcTTGGGACATGAGCAAGTTCCTCAATATTCAGTGTAGAATTAGTGGAATCAGATATCCACCCTTTGCCAGGAAATGGATCAATATCAGAAAATCCTACGGGAACTTTTACAAG GTTCCACGCACAAATACGAAGCTGAGCAGCATGTTGGAGAAGCTAGGGTTGAAGTACGAGGGACGGCCACACTGTGGTCTGGACGACGCGCGCAATATCTCCCGCATCGCCCTGCGCATGCTGCAAGACGGCTGCCAGCTGCGCGACAATGAGCACTTGCACGAAGGCCAACTCCAGAGCGTGCCCAGTTCAGATCCGCCTGAGGGAGCTCCACCCCCACACAACCCCAAAGGCAGACACTAG
- the gmcl1 gene encoding germ cell-less protein-like 1, with amino-acid sequence MGSLGSRFQSASSRPTEEVSEEVCERKGHSCECRKRKRTSHCECDSEPEEDDSLLDTPRRKKLKSTSKYIYQTLFLNGENSDIRICALGQEWNLHKIYLCQSGYFSSMFSGSWKESNMMVIELEIPDQNIDTEALQVVFGSLYRDDVLIKPSRVVSILAAACMLQLDGLIQQCGETMKENVSAKTVCGYYAAASIYGLDSVMKKCLEWLLNNFMTNQNVDLMKELGVDVMEQLIQSSDLFVMQVEMDIYTALKKWMFLQLNPSWEGPLKQLLPDAENWLCKRRTDIGEEEPFLTSEEGLPYAPVFRHIRLQYIINDLSSARILERDNILPPDWLTSMYKQQWFTMLRTEHDNDHGPQEANKEEFELNSMRCGRKLSKDGDYCWRWTGFNFGFDLLVTYTNRFIMFKRNTLSQPCGGAVSLQPRRHLAYRLRLASFDNSGKLVCSRSTGYQLLTLEKDQEYVVMNLDSRLLFFPLYVCCNFLYTSPQSERRLEAPEPESSARSVS; translated from the exons ATGGGGTCCTTGGGCAGCAGATTTCAGAGTGCATCGTCGCGACCGACTGAAGAGGTATCGGAGGAAGTCTGTGAAAGAAAAGGACATAGTTGTgaatgcagaaagagaaagCGGACTTCGCACTGTGAGTGTGACAGCGAGCCAGAGGAAGATGACAGTCTTCTTGACACACCTCGCAG GAAAAAGTTAAAAAGCACCTCAAAATACATCTACCAGACACTCTTCCTGAATGGGGAGAACAGTGACATTCGTATCTGTGCTTTGGGCCAGGAGTGGAATCTGcataaaatatatttgtgtCAG tctggaTATTTCTCCAGTATGTTTAGTGGATCATGGAAGGAGTCAAACATGATGGTCATCGAACTGGAAATTCCAGATCAGAATATTGACACTGAAG CCCTGCAGGTCGTGTTTGGTTCGCTCTACAGGGATGACGTCCTGATCAAGCCTAGCAGGGTGGTCAGCATTCTGGCCGCTGCTTGCATGCTACAACTG GACGGCCTGATCCAGCAGTGTGGTGAGACGATGAAGGAGAACGTCAGTGCCAAGACGGTGTGTGGCTACTATGCTGCCGCCAGTATCTACGGCCTAGACTCTGTAATGAAGAA ATGCCTGGAGTGGCTCCTCAATAACTTCATGACCAATCAAAATGTAGACCTTATGAAAGAACTGGG AGTGGATGTGATGGAGCAACTCATCCAGTCCTCCGACCTGTTCGTCATGCAGGTGGAAATGGATATCTACACGGCACTCAAAAAG TGGATGTTCCTGCAACTCAACCCGTCCTGGGAAGGGCCCCTCAAGCAGTTGCTTCCCGATGCAGAGAACTGGCTCTGCAAGCGTAGGACTG acaTCGGAGAGGAGGAGCCTTTCCTGACCTCAGAGGAGGGCTTGCCCTACGCCCCTGTCTTCCGTCACATTCGTTTGCAGTACATCATTAACGACCTGTCCTCAGCACGCATCCTGGAGCGAGACAACATCCTCCCACCAG ACTGGCTCACCTCCATGTACAAGCAGCAGTGGTTCACCATGTTGAGGACGGAACATGACAACGACCACGG ACCTCAAGAAGCTAACAAAGAGGAGTTTGAGCTGAACAGTATGCGATGTGGGAGGAAGCTGAGCAAAGATGGAGAT TACTGCTGGCGATGGACGGGCTTCAACTTTGGCTTTGACCTGCTGGTGACCTACACCAACCGTTTCATCATGTTTAAGCGCAATACCCTGAGCCAGCCATGCGGGGGCGCTGTGAGCCTACAGCCACGAAGACACCTGGCGTACAG GTTACGGCTGGCCTCTTTTGACAACAGCGGTAAACTGGTCTGCAGTCGCAGCACCGGTTACCAGCTCCTCACCCTGGAAAAGGACCAG GAGTATGTGGTGATGAACCTGGACAGCCGTCTCCTGTTCTTCCCCCTCTACGTGTGCTGTAACTTCCTCTACACATCGCCCCAGTCTGAGCGCCGCCTGGAGGCCCCGGAGCCAGAGAGCAGTGCCAGGAGTGTCTcatga
- the fam136a gene encoding protein FAM136A, with protein sequence MAEAHQARVSKAVEDMVQSLERNHIRKMQGRMFQCSADCCERSTDSMTQVHQCIERCHTPLGQAQGTVTAELEKFQDRLSRCTMHCNDKARDLFDSGAKEPAVRAMMENCVGSCVDDHINLLPSMTRKLQENLDSISQLQ encoded by the exons ATGGCTGAAGCACATCAAGCTCGGGTATCAAAAGCTGTTGAAGATATGGTTCAGAGCCTGGAGCGAAACCATATACGCAAGATGCAG GGCCGTATGTTCCAGTGTAGCGCAGACTGTTGCGAGCGCTCTACGGACAGCATGACGCAGGTGCATCAGTGCATCGAACGCTGCCACACACCCCTCGGTCAGGCGCAAGGAACAGTGACTGCGGAGCTTGAGAAATTCCAG GATAGGCTGTCCCGCTGCACCATGCACTGCAATGATAAGGCGCGGGACCTGTTTGACTCAGGGGCCAAGGAGCCGGCCGTCAGGGCCATGATGGAGAATTGTGTAGGCAGCTGTGTGGACGACCACATCAACCTCCTGCCCAGTATGACACGCAAGCTACAGGAGAACCTGGACTCCATATCGCAGTTGCAGTGA